A region of Geobacillus sp. 46C-IIa DNA encodes the following proteins:
- a CDS encoding dihydroorotate dehydrogenase electron transfer subunit produces the protein MIGREQMAVASQRRIAERTYELTLSGRLVQQMKQPGQFVHVKVAASTDPLLRRPLSLCRIDHKQGQCTIIYRQEGKGTALLAQKQPGDTVDVLGPLGNGFPLEAAPAGGRALLVGGGIGVPPLYELAKHLVNRGVEVVSVLGFQTKAAVFYEEEFAAFGETYIATDDGSHGAAGRVTDVIEARALEFDVLYACGPKPMLKALDERFRGRPVYLSLEERMGCGVGACFACVCHVPGSETAYKKVCSDGPVFRAGEVVL, from the coding sequence ATGATCGGCCGCGAACAAATGGCGGTCGCAAGCCAGCGGCGGATCGCCGAGCGCACGTATGAATTGACGCTTTCAGGCCGCCTCGTGCAACAGATGAAGCAGCCGGGCCAGTTCGTTCATGTGAAAGTGGCCGCATCCACCGATCCGCTCTTGCGCCGCCCGCTCAGCCTTTGCCGGATCGACCACAAGCAGGGGCAATGCACGATCATTTACCGCCAGGAAGGGAAGGGGACCGCGCTGTTGGCGCAAAAACAGCCGGGCGACACGGTCGATGTGCTCGGCCCGCTCGGCAACGGTTTTCCGCTCGAGGCTGCGCCGGCGGGCGGCCGGGCGCTGTTGGTGGGCGGCGGCATCGGCGTCCCGCCGCTCTATGAACTGGCGAAACATTTAGTGAACCGGGGCGTTGAAGTGGTGAGTGTGCTCGGGTTCCAAACGAAAGCGGCGGTCTTTTACGAAGAAGAATTTGCCGCGTTCGGCGAGACGTATATCGCCACCGATGACGGGTCGCATGGGGCGGCGGGCCGCGTCACCGATGTGATCGAAGCGCGCGCGCTCGAGTTTGACGTGTTGTACGCCTGCGGCCCGAAGCCGATGTTAAAGGCGCTCGACGAACGATTCCGCGGCCGGCCGGTGTACTTGTCGCTAGAAGAGCGGATGGGCTGCGGCGTCGGGGCGTGTTTCGCCTGCGTCTGCCATGTTCCGGGAAGCGAAACGGCGTATAAAAAAGTATGCAGCGACGGTCCGGTGTTTCGGGCCGGGGAGGTGGTGTTATGA
- a CDS encoding dihydroorotate dehydrogenase, whose protein sequence is MNRLAVELPGLSLKNPIMPASGCFGFGREYAQFYDLNVLGAIMIKATTKEPRFGNPTPRVAETPGGMLNAIGLQNPGLDKVLTEELPWLEQFDVPIIANIAGSTVEEYVEVAEAISKAPNVHALELNISCPNVKKGGIAFGTVPDVAAELTRLVKEVSAVPVYVKLSPNVTDIVAMAKAIEQAGADGLTMINTLVGMRIDVKTGRPILTNGTGGLSGPAVKPIAIRMIYEVSQAVSIPIIGMGGVQTAEDVLEFFCAGASAVAVGTANFVDPFVCPTIINELPALLDELGIDRISECTGRSWKTGAHAVHCRP, encoded by the coding sequence ATGAACCGGCTGGCGGTCGAACTGCCGGGGCTTTCGCTCAAAAACCCGATCATGCCGGCGTCCGGCTGTTTCGGGTTTGGCCGCGAGTACGCCCAGTTTTACGATTTAAATGTGTTAGGCGCCATCATGATCAAAGCGACGACCAAAGAGCCGCGCTTTGGCAACCCGACACCAAGGGTGGCGGAAACGCCGGGCGGGATGTTAAACGCCATCGGCCTGCAAAACCCCGGTCTTGATAAGGTGCTGACGGAAGAACTGCCGTGGCTTGAACAGTTTGACGTGCCGATCATCGCCAACATCGCCGGCTCGACGGTGGAAGAATACGTCGAGGTAGCCGAAGCAATTTCCAAAGCGCCGAACGTCCATGCGTTAGAGCTCAACATTTCCTGCCCAAACGTGAAAAAAGGCGGGATTGCGTTTGGCACCGTGCCAGACGTGGCTGCGGAACTGACGCGGCTTGTCAAAGAAGTGTCCGCCGTGCCAGTTTACGTGAAGCTGTCTCCGAACGTCACCGACATCGTCGCGATGGCGAAAGCGATTGAACAAGCGGGCGCTGACGGCCTGACGATGATCAACACGCTCGTGGGCATGCGCATCGACGTGAAAACAGGCCGGCCGATTTTGACCAACGGCACCGGCGGCTTATCCGGACCGGCGGTCAAACCGATCGCCATCCGCATGATTTACGAAGTGAGCCAGGCGGTGTCGATTCCAATCATCGGCATGGGCGGCGTGCAAACGGCGGAAGATGTGCTCGAATTTTTCTGCGCCGGCGCGAGCGCGGTTGCTGTCGGTACGGCCAACTTCGTCGATCCGTTCGTTTGCCCGACGATCATCAACGAACTGCCAGCGCTGCTTGACGAGCTTGGGATTGATCGGATCTCCGAATGTACGGGAAGGAGCTGGAAAACCGGTGCACACGCCGTTCATTGTCGCCCTTGA
- the pyrF gene encoding orotidine-5'-phosphate decarboxylase, protein MHTPFIVALDFPSKQDVESFLRPFAGTPLFVKVGMELYYQEGPSIVAFLKEQGHAIFLDLKLHDIPNTVKQAMKGLARAGANLVNVHAAGGRRMMEAAIEGLDAGTPSGAARPRCIAVTQLTSTDERMLHEELCISRPLADTVSHYAAVAKESGLDGVVCSANEVPLIKERCGAAFLAVTPGIRFADDAAHDQVRVVTPREAHALGSDYIVIGRSITRAADPLAAYARLQHEWNGGERE, encoded by the coding sequence GTGCACACGCCGTTCATTGTCGCCCTTGATTTTCCATCAAAACAAGACGTTGAATCGTTTTTACGGCCGTTTGCCGGCACGCCGCTGTTTGTGAAAGTCGGCATGGAGCTATACTATCAAGAAGGCCCATCGATCGTCGCGTTTCTCAAAGAACAAGGACACGCCATCTTTTTAGACTTAAAACTGCACGACATCCCGAATACAGTGAAACAGGCGATGAAAGGGCTCGCCCGTGCCGGCGCCAATTTGGTGAACGTCCACGCCGCCGGCGGACGGCGCATGATGGAAGCGGCGATCGAGGGGCTTGACGCCGGCACGCCAAGCGGCGCCGCCCGACCGCGCTGCATCGCCGTCACTCAGCTGACAAGCACGGACGAGCGCATGCTTCATGAAGAGCTTTGCATTTCCCGCCCGCTTGCCGACACGGTCAGCCATTACGCGGCGGTGGCGAAAGAAAGCGGCCTTGACGGCGTCGTCTGCTCAGCGAACGAAGTGCCGCTCATCAAAGAACGGTGCGGCGCTGCGTTTCTCGCGGTCACCCCGGGAATTCGCTTTGCCGATGATGCGGCGCACGACCAAGTGCGCGTCGTCACGCCAAGGGAAGCGCATGCGCTTGGTTCTGACTACATCGTCATCGGCCGCAGCATCACCCGCGCCGCCGACCCGCTTGCCGCGTACGCCCGCCTGCAGCATGAATGGAACGGAGGAGAGAGAGAATGA
- the remA gene encoding extracellular matrix/biofilm regulator RemA — protein MMMKFINIGYGNMVSAARIITIVSPDSAPIKRMIQDARESGKLVDATHGRRTRAVIITDSDHVILSSVQPETVANRLYGSDDFSEEG, from the coding sequence ATGATGATGAAATTTATTAATATCGGGTACGGAAACATGGTGTCGGCCGCCCGCATCATTACGATTGTCAGCCCCGATTCGGCGCCGATCAAACGGATGATCCAGGATGCGCGCGAAAGCGGCAAGCTCGTCGACGCCACGCACGGCCGGAGGACGCGTGCGGTGATCATTACAGACAGCGATCACGTCATTTTATCGTCCGTGCAGCCGGAGACGGTAGCGAACCGCTTGTACGGAAGCGACGATTTCTCCGAGGAAGGGTAG
- the gmk gene encoding guanylate kinase — protein sequence MRNERGLLIVMSGPSGVGKGTVRKALFSRPDIKLHYSVSVTTRKPREGEVEGVDYFFRTREQFEQMIRENKLLEWAEYVGNYYGTPIDYVEKTLAEGKDVFLEIEVQGAMKVRRAFPEALFIFLAPPSLSELEKRIIGRGTESKELIENRLQAAKEELEMMDAYDYVVENDEVDLACERIKAIVIAEHCRRERVAERYKRMLGVE from the coding sequence TTGAGGAACGAACGAGGGTTGTTAATCGTCATGTCAGGGCCGTCCGGCGTCGGCAAAGGAACGGTGCGCAAAGCGCTGTTTTCGCGCCCGGACATCAAACTTCATTATTCGGTGTCGGTCACGACCCGCAAGCCGCGGGAAGGCGAAGTGGAAGGCGTCGATTACTTCTTCCGGACGCGCGAGCAGTTTGAACAAATGATCCGCGAAAACAAGCTGCTCGAATGGGCCGAGTACGTCGGCAACTATTACGGAACGCCGATTGACTATGTGGAAAAAACGCTCGCCGAGGGAAAAGACGTGTTTTTGGAAATCGAAGTGCAAGGGGCGATGAAAGTGCGCCGCGCGTTTCCGGAAGCGCTCTTTATCTTCCTCGCTCCGCCGAGCTTGTCGGAGCTTGAGAAGCGGATCATCGGGCGCGGCACCGAGTCAAAGGAGCTGATCGAAAATCGGCTGCAGGCAGCGAAAGAGGAGCTCGAAATGATGGATGCGTACGACTATGTCGTCGAAAACGACGAGGTTGATCTTGCCTGCGAGCGGATTAAGGCGATCGTCATCGCCGAGCATTGCCGGCGCGAGCGCGTCGCCGAGCGGTATAAACGGATGTTGGGGGTGGAATGA
- the pyrE gene encoding orotate phosphoribosyltransferase: MKHDIAAQLLEMGAVALRPNDPFTWSSGLQAPIYCDNRLTLAYPDVRRLIADGLANLIRTHFPEADLISGTATAGIPHAAWVSERLDLPMCYVRSQAKAHGKGKQIEGKAEPGQRVVVIEDLISTGGSSLAAVRALKEAGCEVLGVAAIFTYGLEKAKQAFAEANLPAYTLTDYDTLIETAVRLGAVSEHDLATLRQWRENPEEWGK; the protein is encoded by the coding sequence ATGAAACACGACATTGCCGCCCAACTGCTTGAAATGGGAGCGGTCGCTTTGCGGCCGAACGACCCATTCACTTGGTCATCGGGCTTACAAGCGCCGATTTATTGCGACAACCGCCTGACGCTTGCCTATCCGGACGTGCGCCGCCTGATCGCCGACGGCCTCGCGAACCTCATCCGCACCCATTTTCCTGAAGCGGACCTCATCTCTGGCACAGCCACGGCCGGCATCCCGCACGCCGCGTGGGTGAGCGAGCGGCTTGATTTGCCGATGTGCTACGTCCGCAGCCAGGCGAAAGCGCACGGAAAAGGGAAGCAAATCGAAGGCAAAGCCGAACCGGGCCAACGCGTCGTCGTCATCGAAGACTTAATCTCGACCGGCGGCAGCTCGCTTGCGGCCGTCCGCGCCTTGAAAGAAGCAGGCTGCGAGGTGCTTGGCGTCGCCGCCATCTTCACGTACGGACTCGAAAAAGCGAAACAGGCGTTTGCCGAAGCGAATTTGCCTGCCTACACCCTCACCGACTACGACACGCTCATCGAAACGGCCGTCCGCCTTGGCGCCGTCAGCGAACACGACCTGGCGACATTGCGGCAATGGCGGGAAAATCCGGAAGAGTGGGGGAAATAG
- a CDS encoding YicC/YloC family endoribonuclease codes for MVYSMTGFGASTKKTDRLMVTVEMKSVNHRFCEISIRLPRQWLVFEDKIKKAILSYVRRGKVEVFVTIAGEGLVKRKVHIDWDLLGQYWAGVQEAAKRFSVDGSVTAAELLRLDGVVEMAEEEGGNEEIEPLLLAAVDEAAKALMAMRKQEGEALAADLRARLHEIEAGAAAIEQRAPLVVEQYRGRLERRLREWAPAPVDEARLLTEVAVFAEKADIHEELKRIRSHLTQMADALEADEPVGRKLDFLVQELNREVNTIGAKANDSVIAAQVVGMKSALEKMREQVQNVE; via the coding sequence ATGGTTTACAGCATGACTGGCTTTGGTGCGAGCACGAAAAAAACAGACCGCCTGATGGTGACGGTGGAAATGAAATCGGTCAACCACCGGTTTTGCGAAATTTCCATCCGCCTCCCTAGACAATGGCTCGTGTTTGAAGATAAAATAAAAAAAGCGATTTTGTCCTATGTGCGGCGCGGAAAAGTCGAAGTGTTCGTCACGATCGCCGGCGAAGGGCTCGTGAAGCGGAAAGTACATATCGATTGGGATTTGCTCGGTCAATATTGGGCCGGGGTGCAGGAGGCGGCAAAGCGATTTTCCGTTGACGGCAGCGTGACGGCCGCCGAGCTGCTTCGGCTTGACGGGGTCGTCGAAATGGCGGAGGAGGAAGGCGGCAATGAGGAGATCGAGCCGCTTCTTCTCGCCGCCGTCGATGAGGCGGCAAAGGCGCTTATGGCCATGCGCAAACAAGAGGGGGAGGCGCTCGCCGCTGATTTGCGCGCCCGTTTGCATGAGATCGAAGCAGGCGCCGCCGCCATTGAGCAGCGGGCGCCGCTCGTCGTCGAGCAATACCGCGGGCGGCTTGAGCGCCGTCTCCGCGAATGGGCGCCCGCTCCGGTCGACGAGGCGCGGTTGCTTACGGAAGTGGCGGTGTTTGCCGAGAAAGCGGACATTCACGAGGAGTTGAAGCGCATTCGCAGCCATTTGACGCAAATGGCGGACGCGCTCGAAGCGGACGAACCGGTCGGGCGGAAGTTGGACTTTTTAGTGCAGGAGCTAAACCGCGAAGTGAACACGATCGGCGCCAAGGCGAATGACAGCGTCATTGCCGCGCAAGTCGTCGGGATGAAAAGCGCGCTCGAGAAAATGCGCGAGCAAGTGCAAAACGTGGAATAA
- a CDS encoding calcium-translocating P-type ATPase, SERCA-type, whose protein sequence is MQWHMLAANDVAHEAKTNVAAGLTAAEAEKRLRQFGYNELAEGKATPAIAVFFRQFQDFMVLVLLLATIISAFLGEYVDAAAIVVIVIMNAVLGFIQERRAEKSLAALKQLSAPQAVVLRNGEWLKIQARELVVGDIVKLTSGDRVGADLRIIEANGLEIEESALTGESVPVAKSAAPLPTEQASLGDLHNMAFMGTLVTRGSGVGIVIATGMKTAMGQIATMLEEADAGMTPLQRRLEQLGKILLIVALALTAAVVVVGVIQGHDLYEMFLAGVSLAVAAIPEGLPAIVTVVLALGVQRMIKRNAIVRKLPAVETLGCASVICSDKTGTMTENMMTVTQLWAGGRTFSVSGVGLNTDGEFSERGRMVDPRRVPALDRLLTMAALCNSSDVKEENGRRYVDGDPTEGALLVAAEKAGIKKGQLLRDYIIEREFPFDSERKMMTVIVRDRNGRRFSVTKGAPDVLLERAARLEWNGREQALTPAWKEAVEKAVHQMAASALRTIAVAYRPLADNAKIKSEEEAETQLIFLGVAGMIDPPRPEVKEAVARCKEAGMKTVMITGDHVVTAAAIAKQLGILPPGGQVMDGATLSRLSVDELEREIDNIYVFARVAPEHKLKIVNAFKRRGHIVAMTGDGVNDAPAIKAADIGVAMGRSGTDVAKEAASLVLLDDNFATIQAAIEEGRNIYENIRKFIRYLLASNVGEILVMLFAMLLALPLPLVPIQILWVNLVTDGLPAMALGLDRPEENVMKRPPRRPDEGVFARGLGWKIVSRGFLIGLVTLAAFMTAYERSGDDLVYGQTTAFATLVLAQLIHVFDCRCERSIFDRNPLGNGYLVAAVVVSLLLLFVVIYYPPLQNVFHTKPIATLDWLLIAGLSALPTFLFAGSFFARK, encoded by the coding sequence ATGCAGTGGCATATGCTGGCTGCCAACGATGTCGCGCACGAGGCGAAAACGAATGTCGCTGCCGGATTGACCGCGGCGGAGGCGGAGAAGCGGCTGCGGCAGTTCGGCTATAATGAGTTGGCGGAAGGGAAAGCGACACCGGCCATCGCGGTCTTTTTCCGTCAGTTTCAAGATTTTATGGTGCTCGTTTTGCTTTTGGCGACCATCATTTCGGCGTTTTTAGGTGAATATGTTGATGCGGCCGCCATTGTCGTCATCGTCATCATGAACGCCGTGCTTGGTTTTATCCAAGAGCGGCGGGCGGAAAAGTCGCTTGCCGCTTTAAAGCAGCTGTCCGCGCCGCAAGCGGTGGTGCTGCGCAATGGCGAGTGGCTGAAAATTCAGGCAAGGGAGTTGGTCGTTGGGGATATTGTCAAATTGACAAGCGGCGACCGGGTCGGGGCTGATCTCCGGATCATTGAGGCGAACGGGCTAGAGATTGAGGAATCGGCGTTAACGGGCGAATCAGTGCCGGTGGCGAAATCTGCCGCCCCGCTTCCGACCGAGCAGGCGTCATTAGGCGATTTGCATAATATGGCGTTTATGGGGACGTTAGTAACAAGGGGGAGCGGCGTCGGCATCGTCATTGCCACCGGAATGAAAACGGCGATGGGGCAAATCGCGACGATGCTTGAAGAAGCGGATGCCGGCATGACCCCGCTGCAGCGCCGCTTAGAGCAGCTGGGGAAAATTTTGCTTATCGTGGCGTTGGCGCTGACGGCGGCGGTGGTGGTGGTTGGCGTCATTCAAGGACATGATCTGTATGAAATGTTTTTAGCGGGTGTATCGCTCGCGGTTGCGGCCATTCCAGAAGGCCTGCCGGCCATTGTGACGGTCGTGTTGGCGCTTGGCGTGCAGCGAATGATTAAGCGAAACGCCATCGTCCGCAAGCTTCCGGCGGTGGAAACGCTCGGCTGCGCTTCGGTCATTTGTTCTGATAAAACAGGAACGATGACGGAAAACATGATGACGGTCACGCAGCTATGGGCCGGCGGACGGACGTTTTCGGTAAGCGGCGTCGGCTTGAACACGGATGGGGAGTTTTCGGAACGCGGCCGGATGGTCGATCCGCGCCGGGTTCCGGCGCTTGACCGCCTATTGACGATGGCGGCGCTTTGCAACAGTTCGGATGTGAAAGAGGAAAACGGACGCCGCTATGTCGACGGCGATCCGACGGAAGGAGCGCTGCTTGTCGCTGCGGAAAAAGCGGGCATAAAAAAAGGCCAGCTCCTTCGTGACTATATCATTGAACGGGAGTTTCCGTTTGATTCCGAGCGGAAAATGATGACGGTCATCGTCCGCGACCGAAACGGCCGCCGGTTTTCCGTGACGAAAGGCGCTCCGGACGTGTTGCTTGAACGGGCGGCGCGCCTTGAATGGAACGGCCGCGAGCAGGCGCTGACCCCGGCATGGAAAGAGGCGGTCGAGAAGGCGGTTCACCAGATGGCGGCCTCAGCTTTGCGCACGATCGCCGTCGCCTACCGGCCGCTGGCCGACAATGCGAAAATCAAATCGGAAGAAGAGGCGGAAACACAATTGATTTTTCTTGGTGTCGCCGGGATGATTGACCCGCCGCGCCCCGAGGTGAAAGAGGCGGTGGCGCGCTGTAAAGAGGCGGGCATGAAAACGGTGATGATTACCGGCGACCATGTGGTGACGGCCGCCGCGATCGCCAAACAGCTTGGCATATTGCCGCCCGGCGGCCAAGTGATGGACGGGGCGACGTTATCGCGCCTGTCGGTCGATGAGCTTGAGCGCGAGATCGACAATATTTATGTGTTTGCCCGCGTCGCGCCGGAACATAAGTTGAAAATTGTCAACGCCTTCAAGCGGCGCGGCCATATCGTCGCCATGACGGGCGACGGGGTGAACGACGCGCCGGCGATTAAAGCGGCTGATATCGGCGTTGCCATGGGCCGGTCAGGGACGGATGTGGCGAAAGAGGCGGCATCGCTCGTCTTGCTTGATGACAACTTTGCGACGATCCAAGCGGCGATTGAAGAAGGACGCAACATTTACGAAAACATTCGCAAATTTATCCGCTATTTGCTCGCCTCGAACGTCGGGGAAATTTTAGTGATGCTGTTTGCCATGCTGCTCGCGCTGCCGCTGCCGCTTGTGCCGATTCAAATTTTATGGGTCAACCTCGTGACGGACGGCTTGCCGGCGATGGCGCTTGGGCTTGATCGGCCGGAAGAAAATGTGATGAAGCGGCCGCCGCGCCGTCCTGATGAAGGGGTGTTCGCCCGCGGGCTTGGCTGGAAAATCGTAAGCCGCGGCTTTTTGATCGGCCTTGTCACGCTGGCGGCGTTTATGACCGCGTATGAGCGGAGCGGCGATGATTTAGTTTACGGCCAGACGACGGCGTTTGCGACGCTTGTGCTCGCTCAATTAATTCACGTGTTTGACTGCCGTTGCGAGCGTTCGATTTTTGACCGCAATCCGTTGGGGAACGGCTATCTTGTTGCGGCGGTCGTCGTGTCGCTGCTGCTCCTGTTTGTCGTGATTTACTATCCGCCGCTGCAAAATGTGTTCCATACGAAACCGATCGCTACGCTCGACTGGCTGCTCATTGCCGGGTTGTCCGCCTTGCCGACGTTTTTGTTTGCCGGTTCGTTTTTTGCGAGAAAATAA
- a CDS encoding NFACT RNA binding domain-containing protein, with protein MSFDGVFTYAIVDELQKALAGGRITKIHQPSAHEIVLLVRARGHNHKVMLSAHPTYARVHLTNETYDNPPEPPMFCMRLRKQLEGSIIEAVRQVDFDRIIVMSVKGRDELGDVQTKRLMIEVMGRHSNIILVDASTDTIIDSLKHLPPSVNRYRTVLPGHPYVAPPMHGKLNPLEATEETVLKKLDFHAGKLAHQLVSAFSGLSPLFANEAVFRAGLANRATLPKSFLALIDDVRHHRFAPMMYTNGEKEWFYVLPLKHIKIEGQPFASASELLDRFYFGKAERDRVKQQAHDIERLMANEKAKNEKKLLKLAQTLEEAKKADVYRLYGELLTGHLYAAKRGMTEIEVTNYYDENGGTVTIPLDPQKSPSENAQQYFQKYQKAKNSLAVVQEQIEQTKEDIAYCDTILSQLETASPKDVEEIRDELIEQGYLRPHAAKGAKKRKPTAPELDRYVASDGTEIVVGKNNKQNDYLTTKLAHKDEVWLHVKNIPGSHVVIRSKQPSEQTLLEAANLAAYFSKARHSGSVPVDYTRVRYVKKPSGAKPGFVIYENEQTLYVTPDEELVRAMKQRQKEHAVKPS; from the coding sequence ATGTCGTTTGACGGAGTGTTTACATACGCCATTGTCGATGAATTGCAGAAGGCGCTTGCGGGCGGACGAATCACGAAAATCCATCAGCCGTCAGCGCATGAGATCGTCTTGCTCGTGCGCGCCCGCGGCCATAACCATAAAGTGATGCTTTCAGCGCATCCGACGTACGCGCGCGTCCATTTGACAAACGAAACGTACGACAACCCGCCGGAACCGCCGATGTTTTGCATGCGGCTGCGCAAACAGTTGGAAGGAAGCATTATCGAAGCGGTTCGCCAAGTCGATTTTGACCGCATCATCGTCATGAGCGTGAAAGGCCGTGATGAACTCGGCGACGTGCAAACAAAGCGGCTCATGATCGAAGTGATGGGCCGCCATAGCAACATCATCCTCGTTGATGCATCGACCGACACGATCATCGACAGCTTGAAACATTTGCCGCCGTCCGTCAACCGCTACCGGACGGTGCTCCCCGGGCATCCGTACGTCGCCCCGCCGATGCACGGCAAGCTGAACCCGCTTGAGGCGACGGAAGAAACGGTGCTAAAAAAACTTGATTTTCACGCCGGCAAGCTCGCCCATCAGCTCGTTTCCGCCTTCAGCGGCCTTTCGCCGCTGTTCGCCAATGAGGCCGTCTTCCGCGCCGGACTCGCCAACCGGGCGACGCTGCCGAAAAGCTTCCTCGCGCTCATCGATGACGTCCGGCACCACCGCTTTGCCCCGATGATGTACACGAACGGGGAAAAAGAATGGTTCTACGTGTTGCCGCTTAAGCACATAAAAATCGAAGGCCAACCGTTTGCGAGCGCAAGCGAGCTGCTCGACCGCTTTTATTTCGGCAAAGCCGAGCGCGACCGCGTCAAGCAGCAAGCCCACGACATCGAGCGGCTCATGGCGAACGAAAAGGCGAAAAACGAAAAAAAGCTCCTCAAGCTCGCACAGACGCTCGAAGAAGCCAAAAAGGCTGATGTTTACCGACTGTATGGGGAGCTGCTCACCGGCCATTTGTACGCCGCAAAGCGCGGCATGACGGAAATCGAAGTCACCAACTACTATGATGAAAACGGCGGCACGGTCACGATTCCGCTCGACCCGCAAAAGTCGCCGTCTGAGAACGCGCAACAGTACTTCCAAAAATACCAAAAAGCGAAAAACTCGCTCGCCGTCGTGCAAGAACAAATCGAACAGACGAAAGAAGACATCGCCTATTGCGACACGATTTTAAGCCAGCTCGAAACCGCCTCGCCGAAAGATGTCGAGGAAATCCGCGATGAGCTCATTGAACAAGGCTACTTGCGCCCGCACGCGGCGAAAGGAGCGAAAAAGCGCAAACCCACCGCGCCCGAGCTGGACCGCTACGTCGCCAGCGACGGCACGGAAATAGTGGTTGGCAAAAACAATAAACAAAACGACTATCTCACGACCAAACTCGCCCATAAGGACGAGGTTTGGCTGCATGTGAAAAACATTCCCGGCTCGCACGTCGTCATCCGGAGCAAGCAGCCGTCGGAACAAACGCTCTTGGAAGCGGCGAACTTGGCCGCCTACTTCAGCAAAGCCCGCCACTCCGGCTCCGTGCCGGTCGATTACACGCGCGTCCGCTACGTGAAAAAACCGAGCGGCGCCAAACCCGGATTCGTCATTTATGAAAATGAGCAAACGCTCTACGTCACACCGGACGAAGAGCTCGTCCGCGCCATGAAACAGCGGCAAAAAGAACACGCGGTGAAACCATCGTAA